In the genome of Myxococcus stipitatus, one region contains:
- the tatB gene encoding Sec-independent protein translocase protein TatB encodes MFNIGAGEMVLIAVAALLILGPQRLPELARAIGKFMREFRRQTDEVRNVVEREFYTMDHELNREPTPPVRPGLPFGRSPAPQVGAPDVPPSPDALAAATPAEPSAEGQVTRAPLGLDGAELPQPPVSSPAPGAEPSAPGAETPSSTASSAPSESVGADGLPQLSPLPGTVARNAPKRS; translated from the coding sequence ATGTTCAACATCGGCGCAGGCGAAATGGTGCTCATCGCGGTGGCCGCGCTGCTCATCCTCGGGCCGCAGCGGTTGCCCGAGCTGGCGCGTGCCATCGGCAAGTTCATGCGGGAGTTCCGCCGGCAGACGGACGAGGTCCGCAACGTGGTGGAGCGTGAGTTCTACACCATGGACCACGAGCTCAACCGCGAGCCCACCCCGCCGGTGAGGCCGGGCCTGCCCTTCGGCCGCTCCCCCGCGCCGCAGGTGGGCGCGCCGGACGTGCCGCCGTCCCCGGACGCGCTGGCCGCCGCCACGCCCGCCGAGCCCTCCGCGGAGGGACAGGTCACGCGCGCGCCGCTCGGGCTGGATGGGGCGGAGCTTCCCCAGCCCCCCGTCTCGTCTCCCGCGCCCGGGGCGGAGCCGTCCGCGCCCGGGGCCGAGACGCCTTCTTCCACCGCGTCGTCCGCGCCCTCGGAGAGCGTGGGCGCCGACGGACTGCCCCAGCTGTCGCCGCTACCGGGAACGGTGGCGCGCAACGCGCCGAAACGGAGCTGA
- a CDS encoding glutathione S-transferase family protein, which produces MRLYDYAPSANGYKIRLLLSWLDKPYELVPVDIFAGESHTDDFLRHKNPHGRIPVLEPEPGRFLAESNAILLFLAEGTPLLPEDRFERAQVHQWLFFEQNALEPNLGTARFWTLTGRARLNPEAFRLRLDAARNALQAMERHLAHHPFFVGERPTVADIGLYGFSHVAADAGINLGDFPAVSAWLARMKAIPGHIGALAPYTANAHVTPS; this is translated from the coding sequence ATGCGCCTGTACGACTACGCGCCCTCCGCCAACGGCTACAAGATCCGCCTCCTGCTCTCCTGGCTCGACAAGCCCTATGAGCTGGTCCCCGTGGACATCTTCGCGGGGGAGAGCCACACCGACGACTTCCTGCGCCACAAGAACCCCCACGGCCGCATCCCCGTCCTGGAGCCGGAGCCCGGCCGCTTCCTCGCCGAGTCCAACGCCATCCTCCTCTTCCTCGCCGAGGGCACCCCGCTGCTCCCCGAGGACCGCTTCGAGCGCGCCCAGGTCCACCAGTGGCTCTTCTTCGAGCAGAACGCCCTGGAGCCCAACCTCGGCACCGCGCGCTTCTGGACGCTGACGGGCCGCGCGCGCCTGAACCCCGAGGCCTTCCGCCTGCGCCTCGACGCCGCACGCAACGCCCTCCAGGCCATGGAGCGCCACCTGGCGCACCACCCGTTCTTCGTGGGCGAGCGCCCCACCGTCGCCGACATCGGCCTGTATGGCTTCAGCCACGTCGCGGCTGACGCGGGAATCAACCTGGGCGACTTCCCCGCGGTGTCCGCGTGGCTCGCGCGCATGAAGGCCATCCCGGGCCACATCGGTGCGCTCGCGCCGTACACCGCGAACGCACACGTGACTCCCTCGTAA
- the tatC gene encoding twin-arginine translocase subunit TatC, with amino-acid sequence MSLMEHLSELRGRLMKCTLAVLVLGAASLLFAKPIFGVLMRPVLDALPEGNRALIYTSGIEEINVLMKVGVYCGIFLTTPVILWQIWGFVSPGLFPEERRYAAPFVAFGSLAFILGASFCYFAVLPSMFKFLLNEEETLALEQRLDTARLRADDALRFLRVGDAERAGVLAKETSTSLRADGEGQSPAPERAPSQSVELKSRLDGLGKLVDAAAEGFGPPARGVLRQAVEKKVAAVTAYGKQDYAAAALAMDEAASLLAGVAPTRTEELAGLWKLEKELSAGEARHEAARWTRPMLTMHEQLSLVLLLILAFGIIFELPLVMALLGVVGVVQSKWLFKYQRHAFVVCLIAAAIITPTGDVVNLSLMAGPMLACYELGVLLVWLVERRRARNAATETGITPVS; translated from the coding sequence ATGAGCTTGATGGAGCACCTGTCGGAGCTCCGCGGGCGGCTCATGAAGTGCACCCTGGCGGTCCTCGTCCTCGGGGCCGCCTCGCTCCTGTTCGCCAAGCCCATCTTCGGCGTGCTGATGCGGCCGGTGCTGGATGCGCTCCCGGAGGGCAACCGCGCCCTCATCTACACGTCCGGCATCGAGGAGATTAACGTCCTCATGAAGGTCGGCGTGTACTGCGGCATCTTCCTCACCACGCCCGTCATCCTCTGGCAGATCTGGGGCTTCGTCTCGCCGGGCTTGTTCCCGGAGGAGCGGCGCTACGCGGCGCCCTTCGTCGCGTTCGGCTCGCTGGCCTTCATCCTGGGCGCGTCGTTCTGCTACTTCGCGGTGCTGCCCTCCATGTTCAAGTTCCTCCTCAACGAGGAGGAGACGCTGGCCTTGGAGCAGCGGCTGGACACGGCCCGGCTGCGCGCGGATGACGCCTTGCGCTTCCTGCGCGTGGGCGACGCGGAGCGCGCCGGCGTGCTGGCGAAGGAGACCAGCACCTCCTTGCGCGCGGACGGAGAGGGACAGTCTCCGGCGCCCGAGCGCGCGCCCTCGCAGTCCGTGGAGCTCAAGTCGCGCCTGGACGGGCTGGGCAAGCTGGTGGACGCGGCGGCGGAGGGCTTCGGCCCGCCGGCCCGAGGCGTGCTGCGGCAGGCGGTGGAGAAGAAGGTCGCCGCGGTGACGGCCTACGGCAAGCAGGACTACGCGGCGGCGGCGCTGGCCATGGACGAGGCGGCGAGCCTGCTGGCCGGTGTCGCGCCCACGCGCACGGAGGAGCTGGCCGGGCTGTGGAAGCTGGAGAAGGAGCTGTCCGCGGGGGAGGCTCGGCACGAGGCGGCGCGGTGGACGCGGCCCATGCTGACCATGCACGAGCAGCTGTCGCTGGTGCTGCTGCTCATCCTGGCCTTCGGCATCATCTTCGAGCTGCCGCTGGTGATGGCGCTGCTCGGCGTGGTGGGCGTGGTCCAGTCGAAATGGCTCTTCAAGTACCAGCGCCACGCGTTCGTGGTGTGCCTCATCGCCGCGGCCATCATCACGCCCACCGGTGACGTGGTGAACCTGTCGCTGATGGCGGGCCCCATGCTGGCCTGCTACGAGCTGGGCGTCCTGCTGGTGTGGCTGGTGGAGCGGCGGCGGGCTCGCAACGCGGCGACGGAGACGGGCATCACGCCGGTGTCGTAG
- a CDS encoding MFS transporter, giving the protein MPTERQVSERAVVFLIGAVQFVNILDFVMVLPLGPDFGKGLGIASSHIGTVGGAYTAAASVAGLAGGYFLDRFDRRKALAVCMLGLVLATAAGGLAVGLSSLLLARVAAGLFGGPATSLSLSIIADVIPKERRGRALGAVMGAFSVASVVGVPMALKLAEHGGWRLPFFVVAALGLLVVVGSIFFLPPLRGHLKEGREAGPPVSVLELLSRPEVRLSYVMTAVVMMASFVLIPNISAYLQQNLGYPRDLLWLPYFIGGIMSFITLRVAGPLVDKLGAFKVAAGGAVLLLGTTYLGFVSHPHWLPIPLLFVLMMTSMGMRNVAYNTLASRVPDSAVRARFMSLQSAIQHLAAALGAFLSSRLLTDLPDGTLGGMEHVAWVSMGMTVLLPVVLWSLERQVLEREQARALVVSPEAGLPGPLATTGSDPHG; this is encoded by the coding sequence ATGCCGACAGAGCGACAGGTGTCCGAGCGCGCGGTGGTCTTCCTCATTGGCGCGGTCCAGTTCGTCAACATCCTGGACTTCGTCATGGTGCTGCCGCTGGGCCCTGATTTCGGCAAGGGCCTGGGCATCGCCTCCTCGCACATCGGCACGGTGGGCGGTGCCTACACGGCGGCGGCCAGCGTCGCGGGGCTCGCGGGGGGATACTTCCTGGACCGCTTCGACCGGCGCAAGGCGCTGGCGGTGTGCATGCTCGGGCTGGTGCTGGCCACGGCCGCGGGCGGGCTGGCGGTGGGGCTGTCGTCGCTGCTGTTGGCCCGTGTGGCGGCGGGGCTCTTCGGTGGGCCGGCCACGTCGCTGTCACTCTCCATCATCGCGGACGTGATTCCGAAGGAGCGGCGAGGCCGCGCGCTGGGCGCGGTGATGGGGGCCTTCTCCGTCGCCTCGGTCGTGGGTGTGCCCATGGCGCTGAAGCTGGCCGAGCATGGCGGCTGGCGCCTGCCCTTCTTCGTGGTGGCGGCCCTGGGCCTGCTGGTGGTGGTGGGCTCCATCTTCTTCCTGCCGCCCCTTCGCGGACACCTGAAGGAAGGGCGCGAGGCGGGGCCGCCGGTGAGTGTGCTGGAGCTGCTCTCTCGCCCGGAGGTGCGGCTGTCCTACGTGATGACGGCGGTGGTGATGATGGCCAGCTTCGTGCTCATCCCCAACATCTCCGCCTACCTCCAGCAGAACCTGGGCTACCCCCGGGACCTGCTGTGGCTGCCGTACTTCATCGGCGGCATCATGAGCTTCATCACCCTGCGGGTGGCGGGGCCGCTGGTGGACAAGCTGGGGGCCTTCAAGGTGGCGGCGGGCGGCGCGGTGCTGCTCCTGGGCACCACGTACCTGGGCTTCGTGAGTCACCCCCACTGGCTGCCCATCCCCCTGCTCTTCGTGCTGATGATGACCTCCATGGGGATGCGCAACGTGGCGTACAACACGCTGGCCTCCCGCGTGCCGGACAGCGCCGTGCGCGCGCGCTTCATGTCCCTGCAGTCCGCCATCCAGCACCTGGCGGCGGCCCTGGGGGCCTTTCTCAGCTCCCGATTGCTGACGGACCTCCCGGACGGCACGCTGGGGGGCATGGAGCACGTGGCCTGGGTGTCGATGGGGATGACGGTGCTGCTGCCCGTGGTGCTGTGGAGCCTGGAGCGGCAGGTGCTGGAGAGGGAGCAGGCCCGGGCCCTGGTGGTTTCCCCGGAGGCGGGTCTCCCCGGCCCTCTGGCCACCACGGGGTCGGACCCGCACGGCTAG
- a CDS encoding potassium channel family protein, with translation MGGSRRHLRANLRYLRALVRRFRTTLVLALALFGGGPLLFDWRYVGPAGERLSFGEALHHVYFLLYGQPSLPYVHDWVIEVLNVVIPPVGIALVADGVVRFAYLFFARHKNDKEWIEVVTETMKGHVVVCGAGRVGYRVVTQLREMGKDIVVVEKREDAAFVSALRDERVPLLIDDTRSPLCLPRTNVKHASAIVCATDDDLANLNIALDARKLNPTIRVVIRLFDEDLSGKVRDTFKAEALSSSSLAAPAMALAALDPRIVHSFHLGKHLMVVSLFEAREGLPGMSISEVRDKFGGLALALQRGADEQLHPVGDEVIRPGDVLTIQASYPEYCRLRAHAGEAEPPIWSHQDLPVWPGHRQVG, from the coding sequence ATGGGGGGCTCCCGCCGACACCTCCGAGCGAATCTGCGCTACCTGCGCGCGCTGGTGCGGCGCTTCCGCACCACGCTCGTGCTGGCGCTGGCGTTGTTTGGCGGAGGCCCGTTGTTGTTCGACTGGCGCTACGTCGGCCCCGCGGGAGAGCGGCTCTCCTTCGGCGAGGCGCTGCACCACGTCTACTTCCTGCTCTATGGCCAGCCGTCGCTGCCGTACGTGCACGACTGGGTCATCGAGGTGCTCAACGTGGTGATTCCCCCCGTGGGAATCGCCCTGGTGGCCGACGGCGTGGTGCGCTTCGCCTACCTCTTCTTCGCCCGGCACAAGAACGACAAGGAGTGGATTGAAGTGGTCACCGAGACGATGAAGGGCCACGTCGTGGTGTGCGGAGCGGGGCGGGTGGGCTACCGCGTGGTGACGCAGCTTCGGGAGATGGGCAAGGACATCGTGGTGGTGGAGAAGCGCGAGGACGCGGCCTTCGTGTCCGCGCTGCGCGACGAGCGGGTGCCGCTGCTCATCGACGACACGCGCAGCCCGCTGTGCCTGCCGCGCACCAACGTGAAGCACGCCTCCGCCATCGTCTGCGCCACGGATGACGACCTGGCGAACCTCAACATCGCGCTGGATGCGCGGAAGCTGAACCCCACCATCCGCGTGGTCATCCGGCTGTTCGACGAGGACCTGAGCGGCAAGGTGCGCGACACCTTCAAGGCGGAGGCGCTGTCCAGCTCCTCGCTCGCGGCGCCCGCCATGGCCCTGGCGGCGTTGGACCCGCGCATCGTCCACTCGTTCCACCTGGGCAAGCACCTGATGGTGGTGTCGCTCTTCGAGGCGCGCGAGGGCCTGCCGGGGATGAGCATCTCCGAGGTGCGCGACAAGTTCGGTGGGCTGGCGCTCGCGCTCCAGCGCGGCGCGGACGAGCAGCTCCACCCGGTGGGCGACGAGGTCATCCGCCCGGGGGATGTGCTGACCATCCAGGCGTCGTATCCGGAGTACTGCCGGCTGCGCGCCCACGCTGGCGAGGCGGAGCCGCCCATCTGGTCCCACCAGGACCTGCCGGTGTGGCCCGGCCATCGCCAGGTAGGCTGA
- a CDS encoding alpha/beta fold hydrolase, with amino-acid sequence MAPHTRAPTPRLFDVTPADLTLEAGARISPHLVRGWWWGLEEDLPWLQARARLLSEDEAQGTTPRLVRRSLAEQHHAVERTRRRSTTRPSSRIPTVLLVHALTGDMRAGGEGGWWEPVIGPGRALDPTRVRLLCFNNLGSCYGTTGPADEGFPGRTEDTRFGPAPTLTKGHLHQDERHLPATVTPWDQARSILLALDALGVEEVSLVTGGSLGGMIVLCLAALAPERFARMAPIATSETASAWVVGLNHVARQAVLLDPGFPESAHRGLELARQLAMLSYRAEPGLEASQPRPPAWSSRALYPVQSYLEHQGRKLEARFDARAYLAQLGAMDHHDLARAPHGGLERIRASALCVGIDRDQLFFPEHMEALARKLRAHGRHAEHAELTSLHGHDGFLIEWDPLAALLTRALALPSALDVPGALLGTTRPPSERTA; translated from the coding sequence TTGGCCCCCCACACCCGTGCGCCCACCCCGCGCCTCTTCGATGTCACTCCCGCCGACCTGACGCTGGAGGCCGGCGCCCGCATCTCGCCGCACCTCGTGCGCGGCTGGTGGTGGGGCCTTGAAGAAGACCTGCCTTGGCTCCAGGCGCGCGCCCGCCTCCTCTCCGAGGACGAGGCCCAGGGCACCACGCCGCGCCTCGTGCGCCGCTCCCTCGCCGAGCAACACCACGCCGTCGAGCGCACCCGCCGCCGCTCCACCACCCGCCCCTCCTCGCGCATCCCCACGGTGCTCCTGGTCCACGCGCTCACCGGCGACATGCGCGCGGGAGGTGAAGGCGGCTGGTGGGAGCCCGTCATCGGCCCCGGGCGCGCGCTGGACCCCACGCGCGTGCGGCTGTTGTGTTTCAACAACCTGGGCTCCTGTTACGGCACCACCGGCCCCGCGGATGAGGGGTTCCCCGGACGCACCGAGGACACCCGCTTCGGCCCCGCCCCCACGCTGACCAAGGGGCACCTGCACCAGGACGAGCGCCACCTCCCCGCCACCGTCACCCCGTGGGACCAGGCGCGCAGCATCCTCCTGGCCCTCGATGCGCTCGGCGTGGAGGAAGTCTCGCTCGTCACCGGCGGCTCCCTCGGCGGGATGATTGTCCTCTGCCTCGCGGCCCTCGCGCCGGAGCGCTTCGCGCGCATGGCCCCCATCGCCACCTCGGAGACCGCGTCCGCGTGGGTGGTGGGCCTCAACCACGTCGCGCGCCAGGCCGTGCTGCTGGACCCGGGCTTCCCCGAGTCCGCGCACCGGGGACTCGAGCTCGCCCGACAGCTCGCGATGCTCTCGTACCGCGCGGAGCCGGGGCTCGAGGCTAGCCAGCCTCGCCCTCCCGCCTGGTCCTCGCGCGCGCTCTACCCCGTGCAGAGCTACCTGGAGCACCAGGGCCGCAAGCTGGAGGCGCGCTTCGACGCCCGCGCGTACCTGGCGCAGCTCGGCGCCATGGACCACCACGACCTCGCCCGCGCGCCCCACGGCGGCCTGGAGCGCATCCGCGCCAGCGCGTTGTGCGTGGGCATCGACCGCGACCAGCTCTTCTTCCCCGAGCACATGGAGGCCCTCGCCCGGAAGCTGCGCGCGCACGGCCGTCACGCGGAGCACGCGGAGCTGACCAGCCTCCATGGGCACGACGGCTTCCTCATCGAATGGGACCCGCTCGCGGCCCTGCTCACGCGAGCCCTCGCCCTGCCCTCCGCGCTGGACGTCCCGGGCGCGCTGCTGGGCACCACGCGTCCGCCGAGCGAACGCACGGCGTGA
- a CDS encoding HAMP domain-containing methyl-accepting chemotaxis protein, which produces MAPRFKKPGLRSILLGSFAVVLALILGTLYFVVPSRVEDFLETRLTSHGEGKALQAARELTDHSVASLPPLLETLHGRDEDFAVIAVLAADGRVHALHPPTAEAWLAKNLRERLERHPGAPLEGAVLDNGNKVTLRPVTLKEGPGQVLVAVNFSSLEEVVTSLRQVVLLAFGIGLTLFLVVAFFISRAFILVPLDAMMTMARRLAEADLTGRVDVGSRDELGLLAEALNRIAQSWRDTLGRVRGVSDVVAGVIEQIHRTGTTVSSGAGTVQARVEETSSSMVQMMASLRGIAENVEVLYQSAEESSSSIMEMAATNDEVAENVTAMAASVEETTSAIEEMTFSIKEVAKNIQDLSASTEETSSAISQMDAAIGQVEANAKETARLSEQVFDDAQTGVEALRKTLTGIDRIKESSRSAADVIDSLGRRISEIGNILNVIDDVAEQTNLLALNAAIIAAQAGDHGKGFAVVAEEIKDLAERTGASTKEIAELIRSIQEESRNAVVVMNQGARNVEEGVQLGREAEGALRKINDSTQKSTQMVKAIARATVEQARGSKQVTASIHRISETVQQISKASNEQAKGGEQIMKSAEKMKTLTAHVQRSSQEQAHGSKQITRSIESINEMVTHLNRAQKEQTKGSEQVLKAVETIKGVSEHQTRSVKQLEEAIDNLQRQAEILRGEVRRFRV; this is translated from the coding sequence TTGGCTCCGCGCTTCAAGAAACCCGGCCTGCGCAGCATCCTGCTCGGCTCCTTCGCCGTGGTGCTGGCCCTCATCCTCGGAACGCTCTACTTCGTCGTCCCGTCGAGGGTGGAGGACTTCCTGGAGACGCGCCTGACCAGCCATGGTGAGGGCAAGGCGCTCCAGGCCGCGCGGGAATTGACGGACCACTCCGTCGCCTCCCTTCCTCCGCTCCTGGAGACGCTGCACGGCCGTGACGAGGACTTCGCGGTCATCGCCGTGCTCGCGGCGGACGGCCGGGTGCATGCGCTGCATCCGCCCACCGCGGAGGCGTGGCTGGCGAAGAACCTGCGCGAGCGGCTGGAGCGCCATCCCGGCGCGCCGCTGGAGGGCGCCGTCCTCGACAACGGCAACAAGGTCACCCTGCGTCCCGTGACGCTGAAGGAAGGCCCGGGGCAGGTGCTGGTGGCGGTGAACTTCAGCTCGCTCGAGGAGGTCGTCACCTCGCTGCGGCAGGTGGTGCTGCTGGCGTTCGGCATCGGCCTGACGCTGTTCCTCGTGGTGGCCTTCTTCATCTCGCGCGCGTTCATCCTCGTCCCGCTGGACGCGATGATGACCATGGCGCGCAGGCTGGCGGAGGCGGACCTCACCGGCCGGGTGGACGTGGGCTCGCGCGACGAGCTGGGCCTCCTGGCGGAGGCGCTCAACCGCATCGCCCAGAGCTGGCGTGACACGCTGGGCCGGGTGCGCGGCGTGTCGGACGTGGTGGCGGGCGTCATCGAGCAGATCCACCGCACGGGCACCACGGTGTCCTCGGGCGCGGGCACCGTCCAGGCGCGCGTGGAGGAGACGTCCTCCTCCATGGTGCAGATGATGGCGTCCTTGCGCGGCATCGCGGAGAACGTGGAGGTCCTCTACCAGAGCGCGGAGGAGAGCAGCTCCTCCATCATGGAGATGGCGGCCACCAACGACGAGGTGGCGGAGAACGTCACGGCCATGGCGGCCAGCGTGGAGGAGACCACCAGCGCCATCGAGGAGATGACGTTCTCCATCAAGGAAGTGGCCAAGAACATCCAGGACCTGTCCGCCTCGACGGAGGAGACGTCCTCGGCCATCAGCCAGATGGACGCGGCCATCGGTCAGGTGGAGGCCAACGCGAAGGAGACCGCGCGCCTGTCCGAGCAGGTCTTCGACGATGCCCAGACGGGCGTGGAGGCGCTGCGCAAGACGCTCACCGGCATCGACCGCATCAAGGAGTCCAGCCGCTCGGCGGCGGACGTCATCGACAGCCTGGGCCGGCGCATCTCCGAGATTGGCAACATCCTCAACGTCATCGACGACGTGGCCGAGCAGACGAACCTGCTCGCCCTCAACGCCGCCATCATCGCGGCGCAGGCGGGAGACCACGGCAAGGGCTTCGCCGTCGTGGCGGAGGAGATCAAGGACCTGGCCGAGCGCACCGGCGCGTCCACGAAGGAGATTGCAGAGCTCATCCGCAGCATCCAGGAGGAGAGCCGCAACGCCGTGGTGGTGATGAACCAGGGCGCGCGCAACGTGGAGGAGGGCGTGCAGCTGGGCCGTGAGGCGGAAGGGGCGCTGCGCAAAATCAACGACAGCACCCAGAAGTCCACGCAGATGGTGAAGGCCATCGCCCGCGCCACCGTGGAGCAGGCGCGCGGCAGCAAGCAGGTGACGGCCTCCATCCACCGCATCAGCGAGACGGTGCAGCAGATCTCCAAGGCCTCCAACGAGCAGGCCAAGGGCGGCGAGCAGATCATGAAGAGCGCCGAGAAGATGAAGACGCTCACCGCCCACGTGCAGCGCAGCAGCCAGGAGCAGGCGCACGGCAGCAAGCAGATCACCCGCTCCATCGAGAGCATCAACGAGATGGTGACGCACCTGAACCGCGCCCAGAAGGAGCAGACCAAGGGCAGCGAGCAGGTGCTCAAGGCGGTGGAGACCATCAAGGGCGTCTCCGAGCACCAGACGCGCTCCGTGAAACAACTGGAGGAGGCCATCGACAACCTCCAGCGCCAGGCGGAAATCCTCCGAGGAGAGGTGCGCCGCTTCCGCGTCTAG
- a CDS encoding threonine/serine ThrE exporter family protein gives MSEGAGPAAAPADNATVDLLLDLARALHLAYVPAFGVESRVRRAARAWGVEVDVFTLQTLALTESRTGAKRRVDFRRLPFNPHWNLRRSAGLLLLSSAIEKKQVTVAQARAELDRIMAPRRDRPEWLVFLAYAVYGGAVAVRVGGSLWELVAGFGVGFLAGIIHFGTLKSLRVDLQKSFVAAFLGTLVAFLLTFVLPPFDAPRALFGGITLLVPAMVVTLAAAELVGESVEAGITRLTYGLLRFLMLGVGITAAATLWTFFLPFPTQLEAHALPYPLRFLIIAVGGLALSVCMTARRKDMPWIVGAVLLAWGVQELTKVVLGDKGSPLVSAFVLGVVGQLYGRMPDRLSSTVIMPGLLQLAPGFIGTRAILAFLGVPGQGSDARAFDLLLVALQLVMGLLFAFMLGLSHDAQASTEEREMNEPGPPKPSS, from the coding sequence ATGAGCGAGGGAGCGGGGCCCGCGGCGGCGCCGGCCGACAATGCCACGGTGGACCTGTTGCTGGACCTCGCGCGGGCGCTGCATCTGGCGTACGTCCCCGCGTTCGGCGTCGAGAGCCGGGTGCGGCGCGCGGCGCGTGCCTGGGGCGTGGAGGTGGACGTCTTCACGCTCCAGACGCTCGCGCTGACGGAGTCGCGCACGGGAGCGAAGCGGCGCGTCGACTTCCGCCGGCTGCCCTTCAATCCCCACTGGAACCTGCGGCGCTCCGCGGGCTTGCTGCTGTTGTCCTCGGCCATCGAGAAGAAGCAGGTCACCGTGGCGCAGGCCCGCGCGGAGCTGGACCGCATCATGGCGCCCAGGCGCGACCGGCCCGAGTGGCTCGTCTTCCTGGCGTATGCCGTCTACGGAGGCGCGGTCGCCGTGCGCGTGGGCGGCTCGCTCTGGGAGCTGGTGGCGGGCTTCGGGGTGGGCTTTCTCGCGGGCATCATCCACTTCGGCACGCTCAAGTCGCTGCGCGTGGACCTGCAGAAGAGCTTCGTCGCGGCGTTCCTGGGGACGTTGGTGGCCTTCCTGCTGACGTTCGTGCTCCCGCCCTTCGATGCGCCGCGCGCGCTCTTCGGAGGCATCACGCTGTTGGTGCCCGCGATGGTGGTGACGCTCGCGGCGGCGGAGCTGGTGGGTGAGTCCGTGGAGGCGGGCATCACCCGGCTCACCTACGGCCTGCTGCGCTTCCTGATGCTCGGCGTGGGCATCACCGCGGCGGCCACGCTCTGGACGTTCTTCCTGCCGTTCCCCACCCAGTTGGAGGCACACGCGCTGCCGTATCCGCTGCGCTTCCTCATCATCGCGGTGGGGGGCCTGGCCCTGTCGGTGTGCATGACGGCCCGACGGAAGGACATGCCGTGGATTGTCGGCGCGGTGCTGCTGGCCTGGGGCGTCCAGGAGCTGACCAAGGTCGTGCTGGGCGACAAGGGCAGTCCGCTCGTCTCCGCGTTCGTGCTGGGCGTGGTGGGGCAGCTCTATGGCCGCATGCCGGACCGGCTCTCGTCGACCGTCATCATGCCCGGCCTGCTCCAGCTCGCGCCGGGCTTCATCGGCACGCGGGCCATCCTGGCGTTCCTCGGCGTCCCGGGGCAGGGGAGTGATGCTCGCGCGTTCGACCTGCTCCTCGTGGCGTTGCAGCTGGTGATGGGGCTGCTCTTCGCCTTCATGCTGGGTCTGTCGCACGACGCACAGGCCTCCACGGAGGAGCGCGAGATGAACGAGCCGGGGCCCCCGAAGCCTTCCTCCTGA
- a CDS encoding histone deacetylase — MKPTLLLTDPLFLQHDPGESHPESPARLQRILGVLARAPVRGTVMAPPRSATDEELAAVHTPQLLARLKELSGRRASIDPDTRVSPDSVDAARLAAGASVQAVEMVMAGKARNAFALVRPPGHHAEPDRAMGFCLLNNAAIAAEAGRRLGAERVLVLDWDVHHGNGTQAAFWGRRDVMYQSVHQFPYYPGTGATPEVGTGAGEGYTVNVGLPGGNSDADYGMLFEELLLPVAESFRPQLVLVSAGFDPHYHDPIGGMDVTERGFAAMCSAMRSLAERVCDGKLVLLLEGGYSLEGLSQSVHACVEVLAGRTDSFPPGDTHTDAKEALVASRAALKPYWSALS, encoded by the coding sequence ATGAAGCCCACCCTGCTGCTGACCGACCCCCTCTTCCTCCAGCACGACCCGGGCGAATCCCACCCGGAGTCTCCCGCGAGGCTTCAGCGCATTCTCGGGGTGCTCGCGCGGGCGCCCGTGCGGGGCACGGTGATGGCGCCTCCTCGCTCGGCGACGGACGAGGAGCTGGCGGCGGTCCACACGCCCCAACTGCTCGCGCGCCTGAAGGAGCTCAGCGGTCGCCGGGCGAGCATCGACCCGGACACCCGCGTCTCGCCCGACAGCGTGGACGCGGCAAGGCTGGCCGCGGGCGCGTCCGTGCAGGCGGTGGAGATGGTGATGGCGGGGAAGGCGCGCAACGCGTTCGCGCTGGTGCGGCCTCCGGGCCACCACGCGGAGCCGGACCGCGCCATGGGCTTCTGCCTCTTGAACAACGCGGCCATCGCCGCGGAAGCCGGACGGAGGCTGGGCGCCGAGCGCGTCCTCGTCCTCGACTGGGACGTGCACCACGGCAACGGCACCCAGGCGGCGTTCTGGGGCCGCCGCGACGTGATGTACCAGTCGGTGCACCAGTTCCCGTACTACCCGGGCACGGGCGCCACGCCCGAGGTGGGCACCGGCGCGGGCGAGGGCTACACCGTCAACGTGGGCCTGCCCGGCGGCAACTCGGACGCGGACTACGGCATGTTGTTCGAGGAGCTGCTGCTCCCGGTGGCCGAGTCCTTCCGGCCTCAGCTGGTGCTGGTGTCCGCGGGCTTCGACCCCCACTACCACGACCCCATCGGCGGCATGGACGTCACCGAGCGAGGCTTCGCCGCGATGTGCTCCGCCATGCGCTCGCTCGCCGAGCGCGTCTGCGACGGCAAGCTGGTGCTGCTGCTGGAGGGGGGCTACTCGCTGGAGGGCCTGTCGCAGTCGGTGCATGCCTGCGTCGAGGTGCTCGCGGGCCGCACGGACAGCTTCCCCCCGGGCGACACGCACACGGACGCGAAGGAGGCGCTGGTCGCGAGCCGCGCCGCGCTCAAGCCCTACTGGAGCGCACTGTCCTAG